The Gemmatimonadota bacterium genome segment TGTACCTCACGCGAGCACGTCCCCGACGGAATGCCTCATCTTCAAGTCCCATCTCATTTGGACGAAAACCGTCCTGAATCTCTTCAAACGCAATTTCGGTCAGCCAACCTTCATGAAGCCATTCCATCGCGGTGTGATGCGCCCGATGCGTTTCGCCATCCATGAAATCGACAGCATACTGCGACGTTACAGTCCAGTCTCGATGAAGTCCAAATCGACCATTGAGCGATAGGAGTGCCACATCTCGATCTGCCTGGTGTTTATGGATTCCCATTGCGCCGATGACAGTGCGCTCACCGATATCGTAATTAACCCGCCCGGCCAAAAGATTTGCCTGCTTTTTTTTATCCGCATCGTACCGATCGATCATTTTGCCGTAAGTATTGATGACCGCGAAATTAGAACCGCCAATTTTACCTGCTGTTTTTACACCAAAATCGATTTCTTGAACGCGGCGGGTATAGAATAAATTGAGCGGCAGCCTGAACAGTTCAGCACCTTCCCTGAAGAATGGACGGCGTTCTGGGAGAGACAATTCCCGGTCACTTGATATGTTAATTTGCGTCGGATCACTTTCCAATTGTGAAAAATCGGGATTGAAAGTCACATTCGAGGTGAGGTGCGTCGAGATCGGGAGAATCAGGTCTAAACCACCATCGTGGTCATTGGAACGATTTTCTATTGCACGATAGGTCCCGTAGGGGAGAATACCGATCTTCTGCTCTGTTTTGATCTTTCCGAAATTCAATCCGGTCAAATCGCCAAACTCCGATACGCGCCCGAAAAAATCGGTGCGTGCCCACGAATAGGATTGACCATTTATCGGATGTGTCCGCCAAAAGTTGATTCCCCACGTCGTATTGTGTCGATTAAAACGGAGCATGCGAAACGGGATCTCAAATTCTGCGGTCCAGTGATTTTGGCGTTTTTTTATTTTCGATTTCCATTTTGCGTCCCAACTCAGGTCGAAGACACTCTCATTACTGACCCGCTCGTCCATCTGTGTGCCGAGTGTATTGATTCCAAAAACGTAGCAGTTGCGACGGTCGCGATAGGTATCAATCATCACTTCGATACAGTCATTCTGCCAGATCGCGGAATCCCGGCGAATTTTCGTTTCACGCAAACTCTTCATGTCTGGCTCATCGCAATGTACGCCGATATAGAGCATGTGCTCATCGTACAAAATCCTGACTTCCGTGTTCAATTGCGCCGGATGGATGCTTCCCTCCTTTGCACGAAAGAAATTGGTTGCAATTTGGGCGCGTTGCCAGTCACTGTCTGTAAGTTCGCCATCAATAATGGGGGGATTATCCGTCCATGTGGCACTGATAGTACGCGTCGAGCTTTGCGTTTCAGCGAAAAGCGGTAGCGTCAGCAGCACAATTGGGACCCAAATTATCGCGCATGACCACCGTACCTGTTTGGCTTTCTCCACCGTTTTTGCCTCCTGATCTGGGTATTACAAGTCATAAGGGTGAGGAAGACAAGGTTCATGTGGTTTAGACAAATGGAAGGGGGTTTAGGTTTTCCGACCGGGCTATTGAGGAAAAGTTAGCAATTGAGGATATTGCTTTTTGTGCGCGATTTAGCGGGGTGGGATTTGGGAGTTGTTTTTGTCATCAGTGAAGAAATAGAGGGACAGCCGTCACACCCTTCTATTTTTTGTCTTTCACTTCTGCTTGCTGGACAGTCGTTTATATTTAAGAAATTTCTCTTGAACCAACCCTTTTGCGAAGAGATCCTTGCTCAGATCAAAGCCTTCCTCAATCGAATCTGTGCGTCCAAAACAGTAGAAAGCTGCACCGGCATTCAAACACACCAGATCCAGAATTGGTTCGGGAGTTTGGTGCTGTAAAAGAGATAGGAAGATTTCTGCATTCTCGTCACTATCACCACCTGGAATCTCACTGTAATCCCATTTTGCTATCCCAAAATCTGAAGGCGAAATCTGGTATTCTCTGGTCACACCTTCGGCCACTTCAAAGATATGCGTGTGTCCAGAAATGGAGATCTCATCAATCCCCGGCTCTCCGACAACAATCAAGAAGCGTTTACGCCCAAGATGGCGGAGCACTTCTACCAGTTGTCTGCCCATATCGACATCAATTGTTCCGAGTATCTGATATTGGGGATTGGCAGGATTACATAACGGAGCGCTGAGATTGAAAATCGTCCTCTTGTCAACCATTTGTCTGGCGGTCACCACTTTTTTCATTACTGGGTGGTATATGCGGGCAAACAGAAAACATACATTCGTTCTCCTGAAAATGTCCTCTAAACGGTCATCTCTGAAATCAAACTCACAGTCGAGTTCTTCCAGCAAATCAAAGCTTCCATTCGGTCGCTTTGATCCTTTATTGCCGTGTTTCACCACCGGAACGCCACCAGCAGATAAAACGAACGCAGCGGTTGTAGATACGTTGAATCGATTTAAACCGCTTCCACCTGTGCCACACGAATCAATGGCGTCGAAAGAGAGAGGAACAGGTCTCGACCTGATCAATAAAGCTCTTGAAAATCCGAGAATTTCATCGGCAGTCTCGCCCTTCTCAGAAAAAGCTATGAGCAACTCTGCGATCTGTTCGTCTGGCAGGTTACTTTCCAGGATTGCACTCAGACATTGTTCAGCCTCATCGGCCTGGAGAGATTCACCCTCTCTGAGTTTATCAATGTATTTCGAGATCATATCGTTTACGTCGCTAAGATATTGTCGATTGTCTGGAGTTCGTCTTCGGTGAAATTCAGGTTGTCGAGAACACCGATGCTGTCCTCGATTTGTTCGGGTCGGCTGGCTCCGCAAAGCGCGGTCGTGACCGCCTCTTGTCGGAGGACCCAGGCGATGGCCATCTGGGCGAGGGTTTGACCGCGGGCGCAGGCGTGGTCGTTGAGCTTGCTGATTTTGCCGAGGAATTCTTTGTTGAGGCGATTTTTGAGCGGGTGACCCGGGCGAGCGGCGCGGGAGTCTGCGGGGATGCCGTCCAGGTATTTATCGGTGAGCATGCCGCTGTTGAGGATGGAGAAGGCGATGCAGCCGATGCCTTCCTCCTGAAGGACGTCGAAGAGACCATTGTTTTCGGGTTGTCGGGTAAGCAGATTGTATTTGGGCTGATGGATCAGGCAGGGCGTACCTAAGTCGCGCAGGATTCGCGCGGCCTCTCTGGTTTTGTCGGGCGGATAATTGGAGATGCCAACATAGAGGGCGCGACCTGAACGGACGGTGAAATCGAGAGCGCCCATGGTTTCTGCAAGTGGCGTGTCGGGATCGGGGCGATGGTGGTAGAAGATATCGACATAATCTACCCCCAGGCGTTTGAGGCTTTGGTCGAGGCTGGCAACGAGGTATTTCCGCGAGCCAAAATTGCCATAGGGTCCGGGCCACATATCAAATCCGGCCTTGGTGGAGATGATCAGTTCGTCCCGGTAGGGCGTCAGGTCGAGCTGGAGGATGCGGCCGAAGGTCTCTTCGGCAGAGCCATAGGGCGGTCCATAGTTGTTGGCCAGATCCAGGTGCGTGATGCCGTGGTCAAAGGCGGTGCGCACCGTAGCGCGTCCGGTTTCAAACACATCGACGCCACCAAAATTATGCCACAGGCCGAGAGAGAGCAGGGGGAGTTGAATACCGCTGTTGCCACACCGCCTATATGTCATGCTGTCGTAACGCGATTGGGATGGGAAGTCGGACATGAAGGCTCCTTTCAAAACTTGGGACCTGGAAAAAAATAACATAGAGGGGAAACCTTCACCCCTTTGATTTTCAAGTTCTAACCCTCAAGCTTTTCGTCCGTAACGGGTGGAATTGCATGCAAGAAACTTAATTGAAACAGTACTAAGTTTGCATAAGCTCATGGATCAGCGGTGGGACCTGACGGATATCGGTCAGTTGCCGCAGGGCGCCGGTGAAGTCCAGGCCGCTCGTCAGGCCCTGCGGTATGACGATGCAGCGCAGCCCGGCCGCCAGTGCGGCGCGCAGCCCCCGGTCTGAGTCTTCGATAACGACGCATTCGGCGGCGCTAAGGCCGTTTTGCCGCATGGCCGTGAGGTAGGGCTCGGGGTCGGGCTTGGAATGTCGGTAGTCTTCGCGCACGAGCGTGAAATCGATGCAGTCCAGCAGGCCGGTGGCGGCGTGGATGATCTCAAAGTGCTCCCGCCGCGAACTGGTGACGATGCCCATGCGCACCGTGCCGTGGAGTTGGCGCAGCACTTGGCGGGCGCCGTCGATGACGGGTACACCGGCACGCAAGAGTTCGGTGTAGCGGGCGTTGCGCCAGATGCGGGCTGGCTCCAGCGCCTGTTCGTCTATGCCGTGTTCGGCGGCGATCTTGGTAAGGCCTTCGCTGGCCTTGAGGAAGAGCTCGATGAAACGGGCTTCGCTCAGGCGGACGCCGAGGCGTTCCAAGGTTTCGCGGCAAGCCTGAAAGTACAGGCCTTCGGTGTCGACCAGGACGCCGTCGTTGTCCCAAAGAATGGCTTTCAGCATAGCACTTTATATCCTTTCCGCCGCTTGGTTTAAGGTACCGCCTAGTCTATCACGAGGATCGCTTCTCATCAATAGTGACTTCGGTACCCGTTGAACTGTAGTTAGCCCAATCTTTGAACTTGATCTGATTCTACATAGTCGGCCTGAACCTGGTTTGAAGAATCCTTTGAGCTGACAACTCACCAAAAGGTGCACCACAACACCTGACATCCTCAAAAGTGCTCAAAGGACCTGTCTTTTTGCGTTTGACGTAATTTGATTGATTCGTTCTTGGATATCGATTTCTGGCGTATAGTGAATACCATGTATGCTAACTTGCTCAGCGCCTTGCACATTGTTAATTCTGTCATCCACAAAAATGGCTTCTTCAGCAGTCACTTCCAAACGGGATAGCATACGCTGAAAAATCTTTGGGTCAGGTTTGCGCAAACCTTCTTTAGCTGAGAACATTATCGCGTCAAAAAGGTCATCATGAATCTCTTCCTGTACAATTTTGCGTGTCGTGATCCAAGCGTCGCTGAGTACGCCGAGTTTATATTTACCTTTTAATGAGGTAATATAGTCTAACAGATCATAATTCCAGATGGGTTCGCCCCAGAAATCCACACCTAATTTCTGTGCTTCATCATTTGATATATTCAGTTCATCTCCAATAACTTTCCATAACTTTTCTGGATGTTCTTCTCCCACGAAAAGTTTCGGCGTTAGAGGGTGATAGAATACCATTTGGGCCAGTTCAGCTATTGACATACCAATTTGAGGAATTTGAGTGTCGTCCGCTGTTAGTTTTTCTTCTATCAGTACTCCACCCATATCCCAGATGATGGCTTTGATCACTTCACTCCTCATTGAGTAACGCCAGATGAAAGCCATGCCAGTCGTCGAGATCGTTGAGGTCGGTGCCGAGCCACTCTTTGTCAGATTGGGGGAACCCAAGAATCTCAAGCATTTCGCTTCGACCAGGCTCTGGCTTGGGGAACGAGAGGATGCGTTCGTTGAATTGGTCAATCGCCTCCGGCGTCAGGCTTTCCGGTTTTGCATTCTCTTTTACCCAGGTCTCGAACGCCAGGTAGCCCGGCTGCGACGCGCTTACGAAAGCGACAGCAGCGGTCGAGTCAATTCCCAGAGCTTCGAGCAGCAGGCCATCAAACCCGCCTTCGCCCGCTCTGTATTCACCTGCCAACTTGCCCTTTGCCGACAGACGCATTTTCAACCATAGCCTCGGAAGGTGAACCAATCCCAACGGGCCTTTTGTCCGGGTGCTGATGAGAGGAACCTGTGTCTCCATTGCGAGTCTCCTTATTAGTGATTATCAATGATTTGTCGTTTTGTTACTTCGTTATTCTAACCCCATTTTGTCACCCACTCACGACTGAGCCAATCTTTCCATTGACGTGCCAAATCCATTCGCGCATCTCGAACCGAGTTTGAATGGGGTATATTTCCCGGTTTTGGAGGTGAGTTAAGCGGAAACTGCTGTCCTGTTATTGCCTCTAACGCATCTCTTCGGGCCGTGAAGTTCGCTACGCGACCCATTTGGGTGTCTTCTTCAAGGCCAGCGGCGATTTCTGCGGCAAAATCTGGATAAGCCATTTGTGCGGCCAGTAGAAGCGATTGATAACGAACATCTAAGCTTGTATCGTTGAGTAGATTGGAGAATGACGTTTTACAATCGGGCCACAAATTCTGGCACTTTTGCAGCGAGTAAACGCCCGCCATCCGGACGTTCGGCGAAGAATCTCGGAACGCGTCCAGTATATGGTTCGCATTTATCTGAGCCGGTTCGGTTGCCAATGCACATAATGCTGCTGTGCGAACAGTCGCTATAGGGTGTTTGACGTGCTTGCTTATTGGCTCTATTGCTTGAGGCGGGATGGCATTTCCAAGAAAAGAAAGGATTGCATCCTTCACTTCCTCATGATCAGTGCTGTTGAGTTTTGTCAATCTCTGTTGTAGGGGGCGGTTCCGCCACGATGACCAGTTTCGGAAGGGAGTAATCGAAAGCTCAGGTGTACTCTCGGTTTCTTTGATTACCAGCGCATCACGCACGGATACGAGACCAGCACGTAGTTCTGACCATTGAGGTTTTTTCTTTGATGAAGCGATGAGTGCTGATTTCATTTCCGTGGCTGTCCAATTTGGATGGGCTTGCCACAAACAGGCGGCGGCTCCAAGCAGAATTGGTCCTGCGAAGGATGTGCCATTTGTGCGGGCATAGCCACCTGGAAGGTTGTCCATTTTCGCATGAAGGGGGTGCGCGACCTCTACATCAGGGAGGGCAATGTTCGCCGCAGGTGCCAGAATTTGAGGAACCCATTTTCCCTCAAATGTCGTTCCACGGCATCCTTGATACATTTCGGCTTGGGATGGATCTCCGCTCGGTGAGATTATGATGCCACCCACAGATAGCACAGAAGGGGATGCGGTCTGCGCTGTCGCTGCAGTCTGGTCGGGCACATTGCCTGATCCCGAGATTACAAGCACGCCCTCTGAGGCCAGTTCTTCACACAAAATGCGAAGCGGTTCCATCTGCCAGGGGAGAATGCCTGAGTCTGTCCGAAATATGCGTGCTGCCATAACTGCCCGAATCTCGTACTTTCGCCAATTGTCCCGAACCCATTCCAGCGCTTTTAGACTTGGTAAATATTGATCAGGATTTGACTTATGCTCTGGGAAGTACATAGCAATGAGAAATAGGTCTGCCTCTGGCGCAACACCTGTGTATAATCCCTGCGATGCAGCCCCCGATCCTGCAGCACCAGCGGCGGCACGCAGCGCGTGCGAACTACCTGCTGCCCAGGGTTCGGGTTCTGGATAAAACACTTCGGGGCGTGGTTCAGAATCCATCACATGTACTATGTGGGTTGTACGGTGTCTATTTGTACTAATATCGGGATGATTTGAAAATCTACCATCGACAACAGCAATACGGACACCTTTCCCCGTAAGCTCAACAGGAACTTGCAGAAAGTCTCGCAGTGTTGGCCACACTATGAATTACTCCTCAAGAAGAGATGATTTTTTTGCGCGATTTTGCGGGTGTTGTGTTTCTCTTTTAGATTGGACATTTTACACAAAATCAGAGGAAAGGGCTCCCAAAAATCCAACTCGCTTTTCAGGATCCCGGTATTGAATCAGTTCGTAGTGCCCAATCATAAATCCTTGTGCTTCCCAGAATTTCAAGGCTTCTGGATTGTCCCGTCGGACATTTAAATCGATCCTATCAACTCCCAGACTATCGGTAATTTCTATGGCTGATTTTACCAGGAACGTCCCAATGCTCCTCCTGCGCTTGGCAGGAACAACGTAAAAGTCGTTTATCTCTGCCCTGGTGCCAGATATGGAGAATGAAATAAATCCCACTGGGGATCCTTCGCTTAGCCCCCAAAATACCCTTGGTTCAGTGCTGGACAGGGGAAAACGATCTGCGAAATACGAATCCCGACTATCAGATGTACATACCGTATCGGCATGTGGCATGATCTCCAGCCAGTAAGCTTCGACGAGTGGACGAAATCGGTTCTGGTCGGCTGGAATTACCCGTTTGAAATTGATGCGTTCCATAATAAACCTGCCTCTGTGGCCTGTTGCCAGACACTGCGTTTACTCGCCAACCGCTTCTTCGAATCTGACCTCTATCTCCGTTCGATTAGCCTGGAACCATTCCAGGAGTTGCAAACAGGTATTCCCCTTTTCTATCTCCTCAAGCTCTGGGAGACAGCGCGAAAGCATCACATACGGCATGTGGTCTCTCTCCAACGGACGAAGCGGATTAACCGCGTTGTAGGACGCCAGAAACTCGCTGAAGTGAGCCAGCCACCAGCGACGGTGCTCACCCGTCTCTCCCTCTGAAGGCAGGCCATTGCGACCTTCGTACTTGATCATCGAAATCAGAGCTGTCGTGATGTCGTCAATCCGATGTCCAATACTGATGTGATCGCAGTCGATGAACCCGCGAAATTCACCCTTGACCATCCGGACATTTCCGCGATGCACGTCCTGGAATACTGGCTCCATCGGCAACGAAGACGCGATCAGTCGCAGGTGGCCTTCAACTTCACTCAGCGTGTCCTCAACTCTTCGTCTTGCCTCACCAGAAAGTTTGGGTAGCGCCTTGGGAACATAGTCTTTGAAAAGTGGTTCATAGGCGTTGTCCTCCCACGTCTCGATGGGTCCCTCAAAGTCGGCCAAGATGGCGTGCAAGCGACCGTAGGCTGCTCCTAAAGTTCGATAGAGCGGGCCTGAATCTGGGCCATAGAAGTCAGGTTCGTCGTCTGGTAGGAAGGGCATCAAAATGTAGATGGACGAGTCGATTTTGCTATAAGACAAGCCAGACCTGGTCTCGACCAGATAGGCTATGGGAAGACCCGAGTCATGAACATGACGTGTGACTCGGAACTGAGTCTCAGTACGCACCAGCACATCGGGCGCGCCGACGTTCTTCAGAACGAAGCGCTCGCCTGTGGTTGACTCGACGTGATACACTTCTGGGACTGCGTCTGCTCTGATGCACTGGACGGAGACATCCCAAGCCTCCAAAGCCCGTTTAGCTTCTTTCATCTGGCTACCGATACGCAAGTGTTACAGCAGACGGATCCGACTTCATTTGTGAGTGCGGTCATGTGTACTCCTTATCAGGCATCAAAATAACTGAGTCGATCGCCTTCTGCTTCCCAGAGTTCTTCAAACATTTTTCGGATATCGGGTAAAGATACGACGGATGCAGTAAGTGGGTCCAATGCACAAGCATGGAATGCCGCTTCTTTATTTTTTTCCATTGCAGCTTTGACGGAGAGTTCTTGTACGGCGATGTTGGTCATGTTTAATGCGGCGCACTGAGGCGGGAGTTCACCAACGTAACAGGGATGAATGCCTTCTCTGTCGATCATGCAGGGTACTTCAACACAGCATTCGTCGGGAAGATTGGTGATAGATCCGTTGTTCATGACGTTGCCGTTGAAGACAAATGGGACACCTGTGATTTTTGCTTCTACGATTGAAGAAGCGTATTCGTGGGATGCTTGCAGTTTTGGGACTTCGGCTTCGGTATCGTCATCTGTGATGCCCGTGTCTTTCATCCAGGACCGTTTGCGGCCTTCGGGCAATTCCATATAGACGGGATCGCGTTCTGGCAGGTTGTAGATGTCCCGCAATTCCTGAGTGCGCTGGAAGTAGGGGAGGTATTCTGAATTGTGTCGGGTGCTTTCGGTGACAAAATAGCCAAATTGCTTCATCATCTCGACCCGCACCAGGTCGTCTTTGAAACTGGGATGGGTATCGACGGCTTTGAAGATGCGAGGATACAGGTCTTCGCCGTCTCTGTTGAATT includes the following:
- a CDS encoding GNAT family N-acetyltransferase; protein product: MERINFKRVIPADQNRFRPLVEAYWLEIMPHADTVCTSDSRDSYFADRFPLSSTEPRVFWGLSEGSPVGFISFSISGTRAEINDFYVVPAKRRRSIGTFLVKSAIEITDSLGVDRIDLNVRRDNPEALKFWEAQGFMIGHYELIQYRDPEKRVGFLGALSSDFV
- a CDS encoding carbohydrate binding family 9 domain-containing protein, which translates into the protein MEKAKQVRWSCAIIWVPIVLLTLPLFAETQSSTRTISATWTDNPPIIDGELTDSDWQRAQIATNFFRAKEGSIHPAQLNTEVRILYDEHMLYIGVHCDEPDMKSLRETKIRRDSAIWQNDCIEVMIDTYRDRRNCYVFGINTLGTQMDERVSNESVFDLSWDAKWKSKIKKRQNHWTAEFEIPFRMLRFNRHNTTWGINFWRTHPINGQSYSWARTDFFGRVSEFGDLTGLNFGKIKTEQKIGILPYGTYRAIENRSNDHDGGLDLILPISTHLTSNVTFNPDFSQLESDPTQINISSDRELSLPERRPFFREGAELFRLPLNLFYTRRVQEIDFGVKTAGKIGGSNFAVINTYGKMIDRYDADKKKQANLLAGRVNYDIGERTVIGAMGIHKHQADRDVALLSLNGRFGLHRDWTVTSQYAVDFMDGETHRAHHTAMEWLHEGWLTEIAFEEIQDGFRPNEMGLEDEAFRRGRARVRYRHEFPEANLLQSFGADMRHFYQTNAQKLLRERRSEFRFDIDIGRFDFFTYGGFGALREVGQLFDTRFIGSLIDYQAPWWHLEVSNRFGIRRDEFNRFTSFSAGVNLFGKLTADLDLDNFFWRTHRNTLIFRLRSNYQLTQKIGWRIFFERVDERLQDEISYNFNAIFDYEFTPESHFYFVFVDRLPGGRAVFTKLAYLFEVSFPDFGRFY
- a CDS encoding HAD family phosphatase is translated as MLKAILWDNDGVLVDTEGLYFQACRETLERLGVRLSEARFIELFLKASEGLTKIAAEHGIDEQALEPARIWRNARYTELLRAGVPVIDGARQVLRQLHGTVRMGIVTSSRREHFEIIHAATGLLDCIDFTLVREDYRHSKPDPEPYLTAMRQNGLSAAECVVIEDSDRGLRAALAAGLRCIVIPQGLTSGLDFTGALRQLTDIRQVPPLIHELMQT
- a CDS encoding DUF5069 domain-containing protein, with translation METQVPLISTRTKGPLGLVHLPRLWLKMRLSAKGKLAGEYRAGEGGFDGLLLEALGIDSTAAVAFVSASQPGYLAFETWVKENAKPESLTPEAIDQFNERILSFPKPEPGRSEMLEILGFPQSDKEWLGTDLNDLDDWHGFHLALLNEE
- a CDS encoding S8 family serine peptidase encodes the protein MVWPTLRDFLQVPVELTGKGVRIAVVDGRFSNHPDISTNRHRTTHIVHVMDSEPRPEVFYPEPEPWAAGSSHALRAAAGAAGSGAASQGLYTGVAPEADLFLIAMYFPEHKSNPDQYLPSLKALEWVRDNWRKYEIRAVMAARIFRTDSGILPWQMEPLRILCEELASEGVLVISGSGNVPDQTAATAQTASPSVLSVGGIIISPSGDPSQAEMYQGCRGTTFEGKWVPQILAPAANIALPDVEVAHPLHAKMDNLPGGYARTNGTSFAGPILLGAAACLWQAHPNWTATEMKSALIASSKKKPQWSELRAGLVSVRDALVIKETESTPELSITPFRNWSSWRNRPLQQRLTKLNSTDHEEVKDAILSFLGNAIPPQAIEPISKHVKHPIATVRTAALCALATEPAQINANHILDAFRDSSPNVRMAGVYSLQKCQNLWPDCKTSFSNLLNDTSLDVRYQSLLLAAQMAYPDFAAEIAAGLEEDTQMGRVANFTARRDALEAITGQQFPLNSPPKPGNIPHSNSVRDARMDLARQWKDWLSREWVTKWG
- the trpD gene encoding anthranilate phosphoribosyltransferase, with the translated sequence MISKYIDKLREGESLQADEAEQCLSAILESNLPDEQIAELLIAFSEKGETADEILGFSRALLIRSRPVPLSFDAIDSCGTGGSGLNRFNVSTTAAFVLSAGGVPVVKHGNKGSKRPNGSFDLLEELDCEFDFRDDRLEDIFRRTNVCFLFARIYHPVMKKVVTARQMVDKRTIFNLSAPLCNPANPQYQILGTIDVDMGRQLVEVLRHLGRKRFLIVVGEPGIDEISISGHTHIFEVAEGVTREYQISPSDFGIAKWDYSEIPGGDSDENAEIFLSLLQHQTPEPILDLVCLNAGAAFYCFGRTDSIEEGFDLSKDLFAKGLVQEKFLKYKRLSSKQK
- a CDS encoding L-glyceraldehyde 3-phosphate reductase; its protein translation is MSDFPSQSRYDSMTYRRCGNSGIQLPLLSLGLWHNFGGVDVFETGRATVRTAFDHGITHLDLANNYGPPYGSAEETFGRILQLDLTPYRDELIISTKAGFDMWPGPYGNFGSRKYLVASLDQSLKRLGVDYVDIFYHHRPDPDTPLAETMGALDFTVRSGRALYVGISNYPPDKTREAARILRDLGTPCLIHQPKYNLLTRQPENNGLFDVLQEEGIGCIAFSILNSGMLTDKYLDGIPADSRAARPGHPLKNRLNKEFLGKISKLNDHACARGQTLAQMAIAWVLRQEAVTTALCGASRPEQIEDSIGVLDNLNFTEDELQTIDNILAT
- a CDS encoding phosphotransferase, with the protein product MKEAKRALEAWDVSVQCIRADAVPEVYHVESTTGERFVLKNVGAPDVLVRTETQFRVTRHVHDSGLPIAYLVETRSGLSYSKIDSSIYILMPFLPDDEPDFYGPDSGPLYRTLGAAYGRLHAILADFEGPIETWEDNAYEPLFKDYVPKALPKLSGEARRRVEDTLSEVEGHLRLIASSLPMEPVFQDVHRGNVRMVKGEFRGFIDCDHISIGHRIDDITTALISMIKYEGRNGLPSEGETGEHRRWWLAHFSEFLASYNAVNPLRPLERDHMPYVMLSRCLPELEEIEKGNTCLQLLEWFQANRTEIEVRFEEAVGE
- a CDS encoding HAD family phosphatase — translated: MAFIWRYSMRSEVIKAIIWDMGGVLIEEKLTADDTQIPQIGMSIAELAQMVFYHPLTPKLFVGEEHPEKLWKVIGDELNISNDEAQKLGVDFWGEPIWNYDLLDYITSLKGKYKLGVLSDAWITTRKIVQEEIHDDLFDAIMFSAKEGLRKPDPKIFQRMLSRLEVTAEEAIFVDDRINNVQGAEQVSIHGIHYTPEIDIQERINQITSNAKRQVL
- the melA gene encoding alpha-galactosidase, translated to MAKIVIIGAGSGFGSRLSLDILSRELLNDSTIALCDINEERLTQVHDYVNRAIDGHGLPGKCIASTDREELLPGADFVVTAVSIGGAAYWGEPYASEINIPKKYGINQTVADTVGVGGVFRYLRTAHEHLSFCKSMEKHCPDALMLNYTNPMAMLTWMHSIGSSIQNVGLCHSVQGTTKKLANGIDVPYEDVSYLVAGINHQAWILKFNRDGEDLYPRIFKAVDTHPSFKDDLVRVEMMKQFGYFVTESTRHNSEYLPYFQRTQELRDIYNLPERDPVYMELPEGRKRSWMKDTGITDDDTEAEVPKLQASHEYASSIVEAKITGVPFVFNGNVMNNGSITNLPDECCVEVPCMIDREGIHPCYVGELPPQCAALNMTNIAVQELSVKAAMEKNKEAAFHACALDPLTASVVSLPDIRKMFEELWEAEGDRLSYFDA